A single Anopheles funestus chromosome 2RL, idAnoFuneDA-416_04, whole genome shotgun sequence DNA region contains:
- the LOC125774955 gene encoding uncharacterized protein LOC125774955, whose translation MRSTMGYIRRTVVLVVFIQLFGHSQPKTIAYSSYTSDPYPSETQQHNATQQHQIASVTQQDASESSGRGFSSAGSGPSFPYSIHPDFLSKPVQVPRPNAGYKTPKYIVYPSYSKNSPNSVPYYNAPVAMDRFAPGEAYGGTIYKLKKQKQTIQSAPFASIPAASFNSPVSVPSPGGLRPAASDNAPVSVLAPPGAPSANGPSPPASPGMQGPPIFMPTPVPNSGEDSSSSSRSTEPPNSNSMMDSSELILSPPNSHSGYLPPANKAQDMKSPATKNPPKLVADSPSNEWYQFPPNTNASYLPPSSERSKHPVTSYLPPPSGDITVPVVNANTNQTDYKGSAELFKFPPNINADYLPPSDEDSSEHMGTSYGAPPSGDPSAPSNLKPVISTDGINPAISLEPNILHRFPPNTQSGYLPPDGKILPTYSATSYIPPPSGDPQAPNNLKPLQMATLTPNNPPHKPSSGDTFKFPPNIHSDYLPPVGKESPKLSVTSYLPPPSGNPYSPANLSPPKAPPSMQAYVPPVDLYKFPPNVQSQYLPPTNNPPRQNNAVTSYLPPASGIPGDDAIGTISVGPGKPQYLPPSYTGEYGVYGLDNGPPIQSAPPQPPPPMAMMPNKMPPMSMAMMQAMAGPPTGPSGMDSDYDHHHDHSHDHHHHDHDFPYLSGFDHDHYPDIIFDHDHDHHHHDEPTTPPAPPPPPPPPETPRLKNYSYYYLSRTLWYVPLYFTLYFTVYVAILIIRSIARHKVNLPNQWVGNGRSFSSIRDLSDKEAQQKATMMATFAMKQIEDFREKYL comes from the exons ATGAGGTCCACCATGGGTTACATCAGACGCACCGTGGTTTTAGTGGTGTTTATACAGCTGTTCGGTCATAGTCAACCGAAAACGATCGCTTACAGTTCATACACGAGCGATCCTTATCCATCCGAAACCCAGCAACATAATGCCACACAGCAGCACCAAATTGCTAGTGTTACGCAGCAAGATGCTAGTGAATC ATCCGGTCGAGGGTTTTCCAGTGCAGGCAGTGGACCCAGCTTCCCCTACTCCATACATCCCGATTTCCTGTCGAAACCCGTGCAAGTGCCACGGCCGAATGCTGGGTACAAAACGCCCAAGTACATTGTCTATCCGAGCTATTCGAAAAACAGTCCCAACTCCGTACCATACTACAACGCTCCAGTAG CAATGGATCGATTTGCACCCGGAGAAGCATACGGTGGTACCATCTACAAactgaaaaagcaaaaacaaaccatccaaTCCG CACCATTTGCATCGATTCCGGCAGCGTCATTTAACAGCCCGGTTAGTGTACCTTCACCGGGCGGTCTACGACCGGCCGCTTCGGATAACGCTCCCGTCAGTGTGCTGGCACCACCGGGCGCACCATCAGCAAACGGTCCGTCACCACCGGCGTCGCCTGGAATGCAAGGCCCACCAATCTTTATGCCTACGCCCGTACCGAACTCTGGTGAGGattcatcgtcatcatctcgCTCTACCGAACCGCCGAACTCGAATTCGATGATGGATTCCTCCGAACTTATCCTATCCCCACCAAACTCCCACTCGGGCTATTTGCCGCCGGCAAACAAAGCGCAAGATATGAAAAGTCCCGCCACGAAAAACCCTCCAAAATTAGTCGCCGACAGCCCATCGAATGAATGGTACCAATTCCCACCCAACACCAATGCAAGCTATCTGCCACCTTCATCCGAACGGTCCAAACATCCTGTAACTAGCTATTTGCCACCACCTTCGGGTGATATCACCGTACCGGTTGTGAATGCTAACACCAACCAGACGGATTATAAAGGTTCTGCCGAACTGTTTAAATTTCCACCCAATATAAACGCCGACTATCTTCCACCGTCGGACGAAGACTCGTCAGAGCACATGGGTACGAGCTACGGGGCGCCTCCTTCAGGTGATCCTAGTGCACCTTCAAATTTGAAACCGGTCATTAGCACAGACGGAATCAATCCGGCAATTTCGCTTGAACCGAACATACTTCATAGATTTCCTCCCAACACGCAGTCTGGCTATTTGCCACCGGATGGAAAGATTTTGCCAACGTATTCAGCTACTAGCTATATTCCGCCACCGTCCGGTGATCCACAAGCACCAAACAATTTGAAGCCATTGCAAATGGCAACCCTGACACCAAACAATCCGCCACACAAACCTTCCTCAGGAGATACTTTCAAATTTCCACCCAACATACATTCCGACTACCTTCCACCGGTGGGGAAAGAATCTCCAAAATTGTCCGTTACTAGTTACCTTCCACCACCGTCGGGCAATCCTTATTCTCCCGCTAATTTGAGTCCTCCCAAAGCTCCACCGTCCATGCAAGCATACGTGCCGCCGGTGGATTTGTATAAATTTCCACCAAATGTGCAATCGCAATATCTGCCTCCCACGAATAATCCCCCAAGACAGAACAACGCTGTGACCAGCTATCTTCCTCCTGCTTCCGGCATTCCAGGTGACGATGCCATCGGTACCATATCGGTTGGTCCGGGCAAACCACAGTATTTGCCCCCAAGTTATACTGGTGAGTACGGAGTTTATGGA TTAGATAATGGACCACCAATACAGTCAgcaccaccacaaccaccaccaccgatggCAATGATGCCAAACAAAATGCCTCCAATGTCAATGGCGATGATGCAAGCGATGGCTGGACCACCTACAGGACCATCCGGAATGGATTCAGAttacgatcatcatcatgatcactcgcacgatcatcatcaccatgatCATGATTTCCCGTACTTGTCCGGCTTTGACCATGATCACTATCCGGATATTATTTTCGACCACGATCAcgaccatcaccatcatgatGAACCGACGACGCCACCGGCtcctccaccaccgccaccaccaccggaaaCGCCTAGGCTCAAAAACTACAGCTACTACTACCTGAGTCGTACGCTCTGGTATGTGCCACTGTACTTCACGCTGTACTTTACGGTCTACGTAGCCATTTTGATCATACGCTCCATAGCTCGACACAAG GTTAACCTACCGAATCAATGGGTCGGCAATGGACGATCATTCAGCAGCATACGTGACCTGAGTGATAAGGAAGCGCAGCAAAAGGCAACCATGATGGCAACGTTCGCAATGAAACAGATTGAAGATTTtagagaaaaatatttgtaa
- the LOC125760601 gene encoding zinc finger protein weckle-like isoform X1, producing MLTSWKTWCRLCANEKAVLKLESVHDINAVISTMLDVSILEIKDVPPNICEECLSFVNKLEHFKEKCNQTNRLFDYLSKYSPMGVQKFDMQQIRSTFLGKQEMENVASQLCEVLDMESKHFLNIDPEHVAQHIEEIEKVEDGNAEDFYQVESLAIASAQSEFENNENTEQWEMLEVEMDDYSNQMEANDENIEDVFDKESDSRQSEVVNRTPKRTSRRQQSIQLADNSANDESLSSNTRHNTRQSANKTASIPQAFQCKICLKTFNSSTYLRRHEVIHLPQDEKHRYSCTICHKMFNKSFNLKAHMRMTHEGVKPFICEECGKTFSSKGALKEHYIVHTEERPFQCAYCSKQFKNAARLKTHEDTHNDTLYVCPHCGLKLNTKRTLNMHMVVHSDQKKFKCQECGNEYKRSKALKAHLILHTGLRPYQCPFCDKTFANGSNCRSHKKKFHPRELAALEAAGGHKPTANIPKLEHLQRRSQSDGETVEITRKHIRSSIRSPNGNKLKPSLQDVSTDEDDQMPEGDLLGS from the exons ATGTTAACGAGTTGGAAAACCTGGTGCCGCCTTTGTGCGAATGAAAAAGCGGTATTAAAGCTAGAATCTGTTCATGATATAAATGCGGTAATATCAACCATGCTGGACGTATCG ATTTTGGAAATAAAAGATGTGCCCCCCAACATATGTGAAGAATGTCTCAGTTTTGTTAACAAGCTGGAACATTTCAAGgaaaaatgcaatcaaacGAATCGTTTGTTTGACTACCTCTCGAAGTACTCCCCAATGGGAGTACAAAAATTTGACATGCAGCAGATACGTTCTACCTTTCTTGGGAagcaggaaatggaaaacgtaGCGAGTCAGTTATGCGAAGTTTTGGATATGGAATCGAAACACTTTTTAAACATTGATCCCGAACACGTTGCTCAACACATTGAGG AGATCGAAAAAGTAGAGGATGGAAATGCGGAAGATTTCTACCAAGTAGAATCGCTGGCCATAGCTTCGGCTCAAAGCGAGTTTGAGAACAATGAGAACACGGAGCAATGGGAAATGTTGGAAGTTGAAATGGACGATTATAGCAATCAGATGGAGgcaaatgatgaaaatattgAGGATGTGTTTGATAAAGAATCCGATTCCAGACAGTCCGAGGTGGTGAATCGGACACCAAAAAGGACGAGCAGACGGCAACAGAGCATTCAACTGGCGGACAATTCGGCGAACGACGAAAGCTTGTCGAGTAACACACGCCATAACACGCGGCAATCGGCTAACAAGACCGCTTCCATTCCGCAAGCGTTTCAATGTAAAATCTGCCTGAAAACCTTCAACTCAAGCACTTATCTCAGAAGGCACGAAGTCATCCATTTGCCGCAAGACGAGAAACATCGTTATTCCTGTACGATTTGTCACAAAAT GTTTAATAAATCTTTCAACCTGAAAGCACATATGCGAATGACGCACGAAGGAGTGAAACCGTTCATTTGCGAGGAATGTGGTAAAACTTTCAGTTCCAAGGGAGCGTTGAAGGAACATTACATCGTACACACCGAGGAGCGGCCTTTCCAGTGTGCGTACTGTTCgaaacagtttaaaaatgCAGCACGGCTCAAG ACACACGAAGATACACATAATGACACGCTGTACGTTTGTCCACACTGTGGACTGAAGCTGAACACAAAGCGTACACTAAACATGCATATGGTAGTGCATTCggatcagaaaaaatttaaatgccaAGAATGTGGTAACGAGTACAAGCGCTCGAAAGCTCTTAAAGCGCACCTAATACTGCACACCGGACTACGGCCTTACCAGTGTCCTTTTTGTGATAAAACGTTTGCCAATGGTTCAAACTGTCGCAGtcataaaaagaaatttcatCCACGCGAGCTGGCAGCACTGGAGGCGGCGGGCGGACACAAACCTACCGCCAACATTCCCAAGCTGGAACATTTGCAGCGCAG AAGTCAAAGCGATGGAGAAACCGTTGAGATAACCAGAAAGCACATACGTTCATCCATCAGGTCACCAAACGGTAATAAATTGAAACCAAGCTTACAGGATGTGTCGACCGACGAGGATGATCAGATGCCGGAAGGTGATCTGCTAGGAAGCTGA
- the LOC125760601 gene encoding zinc finger protein weckle-like isoform X2 — MLTSWKTWCRLCANEKAVLKLESVHDINAVISTMLDVSILEIKDVPPNICEECLSFVNKLEHFKEKCNQTNRLFDYLSKYSPMGVQKFDMQQIRSTFLGKQEMENVASQLCEVLDMESKHFLNIDPEHVAQHIEEIEKVEDGNAEDFYQVESLAIASAQSEFENNENTEQWEMLEVEMDDYSNQMEANDENIEDVFDKESDSRQSEVVNRTPKRTSRRQQSIQLADNSANDESLSSNTRHNTRQSANKTASIPQAFQCKICLKTFNSSTYLRRHEVIHLPQDEKHRYSCTICHKMFNKSFNLKAHMRMTHEGVKPFICEECGKTFSSKGALKEHYIVHTEERPFQCAYCSKQFKNAARLKTHEDTHNDTLYVCPHCGLKLNTKRTLNMHMVVHSDQKKFKCQECGNEYKRSKALKAHLILHTGLRPYQCPFCDKTFANGSNCRSHKKKFHPRELAALEAAGGHKPTANIPKLEHLQRSQSDGETVEITRKHIRSSIRSPNGNKLKPSLQDVSTDEDDQMPEGDLLGS; from the exons ATGTTAACGAGTTGGAAAACCTGGTGCCGCCTTTGTGCGAATGAAAAAGCGGTATTAAAGCTAGAATCTGTTCATGATATAAATGCGGTAATATCAACCATGCTGGACGTATCG ATTTTGGAAATAAAAGATGTGCCCCCCAACATATGTGAAGAATGTCTCAGTTTTGTTAACAAGCTGGAACATTTCAAGgaaaaatgcaatcaaacGAATCGTTTGTTTGACTACCTCTCGAAGTACTCCCCAATGGGAGTACAAAAATTTGACATGCAGCAGATACGTTCTACCTTTCTTGGGAagcaggaaatggaaaacgtaGCGAGTCAGTTATGCGAAGTTTTGGATATGGAATCGAAACACTTTTTAAACATTGATCCCGAACACGTTGCTCAACACATTGAGG AGATCGAAAAAGTAGAGGATGGAAATGCGGAAGATTTCTACCAAGTAGAATCGCTGGCCATAGCTTCGGCTCAAAGCGAGTTTGAGAACAATGAGAACACGGAGCAATGGGAAATGTTGGAAGTTGAAATGGACGATTATAGCAATCAGATGGAGgcaaatgatgaaaatattgAGGATGTGTTTGATAAAGAATCCGATTCCAGACAGTCCGAGGTGGTGAATCGGACACCAAAAAGGACGAGCAGACGGCAACAGAGCATTCAACTGGCGGACAATTCGGCGAACGACGAAAGCTTGTCGAGTAACACACGCCATAACACGCGGCAATCGGCTAACAAGACCGCTTCCATTCCGCAAGCGTTTCAATGTAAAATCTGCCTGAAAACCTTCAACTCAAGCACTTATCTCAGAAGGCACGAAGTCATCCATTTGCCGCAAGACGAGAAACATCGTTATTCCTGTACGATTTGTCACAAAAT GTTTAATAAATCTTTCAACCTGAAAGCACATATGCGAATGACGCACGAAGGAGTGAAACCGTTCATTTGCGAGGAATGTGGTAAAACTTTCAGTTCCAAGGGAGCGTTGAAGGAACATTACATCGTACACACCGAGGAGCGGCCTTTCCAGTGTGCGTACTGTTCgaaacagtttaaaaatgCAGCACGGCTCAAG ACACACGAAGATACACATAATGACACGCTGTACGTTTGTCCACACTGTGGACTGAAGCTGAACACAAAGCGTACACTAAACATGCATATGGTAGTGCATTCggatcagaaaaaatttaaatgccaAGAATGTGGTAACGAGTACAAGCGCTCGAAAGCTCTTAAAGCGCACCTAATACTGCACACCGGACTACGGCCTTACCAGTGTCCTTTTTGTGATAAAACGTTTGCCAATGGTTCAAACTGTCGCAGtcataaaaagaaatttcatCCACGCGAGCTGGCAGCACTGGAGGCGGCGGGCGGACACAAACCTACCGCCAACATTCCCAAGCTGGAACATTTGCAGCGCAG TCAAAGCGATGGAGAAACCGTTGAGATAACCAGAAAGCACATACGTTCATCCATCAGGTCACCAAACGGTAATAAATTGAAACCAAGCTTACAGGATGTGTCGACCGACGAGGATGATCAGATGCCGGAAGGTGATCTGCTAGGAAGCTGA
- the LOC125760606 gene encoding uncharacterized protein LOC125760606 produces the protein MLTTKAKMKLLRSSLVECSSGHLVAVLFTVLLPLVRAQDYDVTDIQCSFASQGSNLGDIITAKLKKPIGFKGAPLFADDRGVNPETDFACSIKHDRKDVSELAYDLKITDFSRCGVLKRNGFVHVRIWFPQFPSVVMQSDQELIIMCKPPEPTVIQNKAAGFAGSFPHGARVSGVVEETPGRLEYEVALYKEAPPIARISGNLAGLKNHSSASLPAVTNNEVPVDQAVPIGTKLQLRARISSQSVWKYVKLMEVTVSPDPDDPHAQGSVSLVRDGCRNRDFASIIPHQPARYRDKPNEVFLDFEAFLLSSMKERSTLWIHSQIKACMDAMDCQPDFCLDMYEPSKRLGRRRRDEHSRNRTEYTKFKENIEYTVIMPGEYDDAMRYQQNPEQCKNFVVISGLLAALLALSTVITCGLASRMQGSGKKSIDELNAKGYSGRAIVQ, from the exons ATGCTGACAACGAAAGCAAAGATGAAACTGTTGAGGTCAAGCCTGGTCGAGTGTAGCAGCGGTCACCTAGTGGCGGTACTCTTTACGGTG TTGTTGCCATTGGTGCGGGCACAGGACTATGACG TGACGGACATTCAGTGTTCCTTCGCATCGCAAGGCTCCAACCTGGGCGACATTATAACGGCAAAGTTGAAAAAACCGATCGGCTTCAAAGGTGCACCACTGTTCGCGGACGATCGTGGCGTGAATCCGGAAACGGATTTTGCCTGCTCCATCAAGCACGATCGTAAAGATGTGAGCGAGCTTGCGTACGATTTGAAGATTACCGATTTCTCACGGTGCGGTGtgctgaaaagaaat GGGTTCGTGCACGTCCGTATCTGGTTTCCGCAATTTCCTTCGGTGGTAATGCAATCCGATCAGGAACTGATCATCATGTGTAAACCGCCGGAACCAACCGTTATCCAGAACAAGGCTGCCGGGTTCGCGGGAAGTTT CCCACACGGAGCACGTGTTTCCGGCGTGGTTGAGGAAACTCCCGGACGGTTAGAATACGAGGTGGCCCTCTACAAGGAAGCACCACCGATCGCGCGTATTAGCGGTAATCTGGCAGGACTGAAGAACCATTCCTCGGCTTCACTTCCGGCCGTGACGAACAACGAAGTGCCGGTCGATCAGGCGGTACCGATCGGTACGAAGCTACAGTTGCGGGCCCGCATCAGCTCGCAGAGCGTGTGGAAGTACGTGAAGCTAATGGAGGTAACGGTTTCGCCCGATCCGGACGATCCGCATGCGCAAGGATCGGTTTCGCTGGTGCGCGATGGTTGTCGAAACCGTGACTTTGCGTCGATCATACCGCATCAGCCGGCACGGTATCGCGATAAGCCGAACGAAGTGTTTCTcgattttgaagcatttttgctGAGCTCGATGAAGGAACGGAGTACGCTGTGGATTCACTCACAGATCAAGGCATGCATGGACGCGATGGACTGTCAGCCCGATTTCTGTCTGGATATGTATGAACCCTCCAAGC GACTCGGCAGAAGGCGACGTGACGAACACTCTCGGAACCGTACGGAGTATACGAAATTTAAGGAAAACATCGAATATACGGTCATTATGCCGGGCGAGTATGACGATGCGATGCGCTACCAGCAGAACCCGGAGCAGTGTAAAAACTTTGTCGTCATCTCTGGTCTGCTCGCTGCATTATTAGCGCTTTCCACCGTGATC ACCTGTGGGCTAGCGTCACGCATGCAAGGCAGCGGTAAAAAGAGCATCGATGAGCTCAATGCGAAAGGATACTCAGGCCGTGCGATCGTACAGTAA